In one Streptomyces mirabilis genomic region, the following are encoded:
- a CDS encoding acyltransferase — MATRRGNEGAVAPNVPLLRSAPAGRVIVARPAVHRDRLAALDGLRFLAALAVVLFHFVGQTPWAMITIWGRPYRSTFPEAHGYFAYGRLGVDLFFLISGFVICMSAWARTPRDFFISRVTRLYPMYWIAIVVSACVIYLTDSPFGHPNPRLLFANFTMLQTPLGVDNLDSVYWTLWPELCFYLTFAVVVWKGLTYQRVVIFCGLWTVAAVLAPGAQIPLLSLIVNPTSAPYFIAGMAFYLMHRYRPTPLLWGIVAMSWLLALHFLLAPVGGRNNWDTWAPWRGWLIVVTTVFFLLIAAIALGWTRWIRWRGLTVAGTMTFPLYLLHDTVGMTIAHYYGDRVAPWALVGVTVSALIVLAYLVHRFVERPIAQAMRRWLNTAAFGLQPPTPRR; from the coding sequence GTGGCCACGAGGCGTGGGAACGAGGGGGCGGTCGCACCCAATGTGCCGCTCCTGCGGTCGGCGCCTGCGGGGCGGGTGATCGTGGCCAGGCCGGCCGTCCACAGGGACCGGCTCGCCGCGCTGGACGGCCTGCGGTTCCTGGCGGCGCTGGCGGTAGTGCTGTTCCACTTCGTCGGCCAGACCCCCTGGGCGATGATCACGATCTGGGGCCGCCCGTATCGGAGCACGTTCCCCGAGGCGCACGGGTACTTCGCCTACGGCCGGCTCGGCGTCGACCTGTTCTTCCTGATCAGCGGGTTCGTCATCTGCATGAGCGCGTGGGCGCGCACCCCGCGCGACTTCTTCATCTCGCGCGTCACCCGTCTGTACCCGATGTACTGGATCGCGATCGTGGTGTCGGCGTGCGTCATCTACCTGACCGACAGCCCGTTCGGGCACCCCAACCCGCGGCTGCTGTTCGCGAACTTCACGATGTTGCAGACCCCACTCGGCGTGGACAACCTGGACTCGGTCTACTGGACGCTCTGGCCGGAACTCTGCTTCTACCTCACCTTCGCGGTCGTGGTGTGGAAGGGGCTCACGTACCAACGGGTCGTGATTTTCTGCGGGTTGTGGACGGTCGCCGCGGTGCTGGCGCCCGGCGCCCAGATCCCGTTGCTCTCACTGATCGTCAACCCGACGTCCGCCCCGTACTTCATCGCGGGCATGGCCTTCTACCTCATGCACCGCTACCGGCCGACGCCACTGCTGTGGGGGATCGTCGCCATGTCGTGGCTGCTGGCTTTGCACTTCCTGCTGGCACCCGTCGGCGGCCGCAACAACTGGGACACCTGGGCGCCTTGGCGCGGCTGGCTGATCGTGGTGACCACGGTGTTCTTCCTGCTGATCGCCGCCATCGCACTCGGCTGGACCCGCTGGATCCGCTGGCGCGGCCTGACCGTCGCCGGCACCATGACCTTCCCGCTGTATCTGCTGCACGACACCGTCGGCATGACCATCGCGCACTACTACGGCGACCGGGTCGCCCCCTGGGCCCTGGTCGGGGTCACGGTGAGCGCGTTGATCGTCCTGGCGTACCTCGTGCACCGGTTCGTCGAGCGGCCGATCGCACAGGCCATGCGGCGCTGGCTGAACACCGCGGCGTTCGGTCTGCAGCCGCCGACGCCGCGCCGCTGA
- a CDS encoding LysR family transcriptional regulator, with translation MDISSTGLRVLRQIAESGSFTAAATRLGYTQSAVSRQAASLERSAGTALFERRPDGVRLTPAGLTLLRHARTILDCLTAAERDLTGTASRTELVRLGLFLSAGAAILPLSLTRLAATDPQITVTTTEGTTPSLIRALRAGSIDLAVLTSRPPHRPLDGESPRLHVETVADTELVVAVPSTGEFAGRTAVHVDELVDALWIAAPASNAEPLLGVWPGLPGRPDIVHCARDWLTKLQLVAGGFGVTTVPSRLSPVLPPGVSLLHVKGAPPEIRRVLVARLPGHATPAITAVTRAIASTT, from the coding sequence AGCACAGGCCTACGGGTCCTGCGGCAGATCGCCGAGTCCGGCAGCTTCACCGCAGCAGCCACCCGGCTCGGCTACACCCAGTCGGCGGTCTCACGCCAGGCCGCCTCCCTCGAACGAAGCGCGGGCACTGCCCTGTTCGAACGCCGCCCCGACGGAGTGCGGCTCACCCCCGCGGGTCTGACTCTGTTGCGCCACGCTCGCACGATCCTGGACTGTTTGACGGCGGCCGAGCGTGACCTCACCGGCACCGCCTCGCGTACCGAACTGGTGCGGCTCGGGCTGTTCCTGAGCGCGGGCGCGGCCATCCTGCCTCTCTCACTCACCCGCCTCGCGGCGACCGACCCGCAGATCACGGTCACGACCACCGAGGGCACCACACCCTCCCTGATCCGGGCACTGCGCGCGGGCTCGATCGACCTCGCCGTGCTGACGTCCCGCCCGCCCCACCGGCCTTTGGACGGCGAGTCGCCGCGCCTGCACGTCGAGACCGTTGCGGACACCGAACTGGTCGTGGCGGTGCCTTCGACCGGAGAGTTCGCCGGCCGCACCGCGGTGCACGTCGACGAACTGGTCGACGCCCTGTGGATCGCCGCCCCGGCGTCGAACGCCGAGCCACTGCTCGGGGTCTGGCCCGGCCTGCCCGGACGGCCGGACATCGTCCACTGCGCGCGCGACTGGCTGACGAAGCTTCAGCTGGTCGCCGGCGGCTTCGGGGTGACAACGGTGCCCTCACGGCTCTCGCCGGTGCTGCCGCCTGGGGTGAGCCTGCTGCACGTCAAAGGCGCACCTCCCGAGATCCGCCGGGTTCTCGTGGCGCGACTCCCCGGCCACGCCACCCCGGCGATCACGGCCGTCACCCGAGCAATTGCCTCGACCACCTGA